A stretch of the Nakaseomyces glabratus chromosome L, complete sequence genome encodes the following:
- a CDS encoding uncharacterized protein (CAGL0L03938g~Ortholog(s) have fungal-type vacuole membrane localization), whose protein sequence is MPTSIIASDKSVKSLPQTSLNQSEMNGDYSNEQVDERQLAVSTNTTVENEREPLINVPESKRNIGGRYSSNECVNREAHDNDNPALAVAHNIQDKLYQMHKDYRVFIHNSKWILNLMILLNTIWLVITFINDFFFNMSLFGYSNRYGSFNDLCLIFVAIVANSLNLWFNQLGLYSSLDVVQNISLCLLTLFNLFLLLIVKYTRERIGSIAIFTYLWTAFAFVIGSVLDFYLLKFNDELYKNNNIIAERETQGHEQYDNKHTLREWLYIAIRSVAKLGLLIFMAFYTLNTLLTAWDISRTSNTVVSSYPSQMVFTEAASYENYHWVDDNHTYKIHITCYGDIFNNTDLDNDNNQAIVLFEHGGYDTGYRSGTWIQELYHLNRIKRFCMYERPGYGLSDSPPAPISISMVAEGLKYALLNEAKIKGPFVTVGYDMGGLFTRVFTAKNIDIVQGMMLVDAWHEDLLLKNYLKRMLPPVDDDDPSRNPDDRSWLPQEIGRHNEFKLWWQGLWSTLGLRLQSSWLVAHHGSRDRIFGRDLPYQGRFLRAKFLESITSSILSYRDVINSNDRLIDVKTSIVSSKDMVKKSYRWGNWQRELTKISRKTQEWKVVDGGHEVYKYNLGKQQTQDVLLRLVGEKDRY, encoded by the coding sequence ATGCCTACTTCTATTATAGCAAGCGATAAGTCGGTCAAAAGCTTGCCTCAAACCAGTCTTAATCAATCTGAAATGAATGGTGACTATTCCAACGAGCAAGTTGACGAGCGTCAACTGGCTGTGTCTACTAATACCACtgttgaaaatgaaagGGAACCCTTGATTAATGTTCCTGAGTCAAAGAGGAACATTGGTGGTAGATATAGTTCAAATGAATGTGTGAACAGGGAGGCTCACGACAATGACAATCCAGCACTTGCTGTTGCTCATAATATTCAGGATAAACTTTACCAAATGCATAAGGATTATAGAGTCTTTATACATAACTCAAAATGGATCTTAAACTTGATGATCCTATTAAACACGATATGGCTTGTTATAACATTTATTaatgatttctttttcaatatgAGCTTGTTTGGTTATTCCAACAGGTATGGATCCTTTAACGATTTGTGTTTGATTTTTGTCGCCATTGTTGCTAATTCACTAAACCTATGGTTCAATCAATTAGGCCTCTATTCTTCTCTTGACGTGGTACAGAACATCTCCTTATGTCTATTGACACTTTTCAATCTGTTCCTTTTATTAATTGTGAAATATACACGAGAGAGAATTGGTTCTATTGCTATCTTTACTTATCTATGGACAGCATTTGCGTTTGTTATTGGATCAGTGCTAGATTTTTATTTGCTAAAATTTAACGATGAACtgtataaaaataataacattaTCGCAGAGAGGGAAACACAAGGTCATGAACAGTATGATAATAAACATACGCTGAGAGAATGGCTGTATATTGCCATCAGAAGTGTGGCTAAGCTAGGccttttgatttttatgGCATTTTATACACTCAATACACTACTTACTGCTTGGGACATAAGTCGTACTTCAAACACTGTGGTAAGTTCATACCCTTCGCAAATGGTATTTACAGAAGCTGCTTCATATGAAAACTACCACTGGGTTGATGACAACCATACTTACAAAATTCACATTACATGTTATGGAGATATCTTCAATAACACAGACCTAGACAACGATAACAACCAAGCCATTGTCCTATTTGAACACGGTGGGTATGATACCGGTTATAGATCTGGTACATGGATCCAGGAATTGTATCATTTGAATAGGATAAAGCGCTTTTGTATGTACGAAAGACCCGGCTACGGTCTAAGTGATTCTCCACCAGCACCTATCTCTATCTCAATGGTCGCTGAAGGGTTGAAGTATGCTTTACTCAACGAAGCAAAAATTAAGGGACCCTTTGTAACAGTTGGTTATGATATGGGTGGGTTGTTCACAAGGGTATTCACAGCgaaaaatattgatatagTACAAGGTATGATGCTAGTTGATGCCTGGCATGAAGACctattattgaaaaattatctGAAAAGAATGCTGCCACCAGTAGATGATGACGATCCAAGCCGTAACCCTGATGATAGAAGCTGGCTTCCTCAGGAAATTGGTAGACATAATGAATTCAAATTATGGTGGCAAGGATTGTGGTCAACTTTGGGACTGCGTCTGCAATCATCATGGCTGGTAGCACATCATGGATCTAGAGATCGTATATTTGGTAGAGACCTTCCATATCAAGGAAGGTTCTTAAGGGCCAAATTCCTAGAGAGCATTACGAGCTCTATTTTGAGTTATAGGGATGTTATCAATAGCAATGACCGTCTCATAGATGTTAAGACTAGTATTGTAAGCTCTAAAGACATGGTTAAGAAATCATACAGATGGGGTAACTGGCAACGTGAGCTCACTAAGATTTCCAGAAAAACCCAAGAATGGAAAGTTGTTGACGGCGGTCATGAAGTTTATAAATACAATCTAGGTAAGCAACAGACACAAGATGTGCTGTTAAGGTTAGTTGGTGAGAAAGACAGGTATTAG
- the NCS2 gene encoding Ncs2p (CAGL0L04026g~Ortholog(s) have role in invasive growth in response to glucose limitation, protein urmylation, pseudohyphal growth, tRNA wobble position uridine thiolation and cytosolic tRNA wobble base thiouridylase complex, nucleus localization), with the protein MTAEQCQRCNKNAVEVISRKELFCAECFRVFVMQKQRKQMMSDDYYRDIFKVMYKDKIRSAEEAEQQNKNSTILIPLSFGSSSLMMLDIVHLTLLEQKMQHQKTGFNVDVLICYRESNDELLTNIQSNIKELSTVRYSENKDNIRFHTLCLDSMFEIDKELIDQVVLHNVEFTGRQVSINESEHANLSLQTVLTSCPNRSTKEDIIDFVTKHLVKKYAYQNGQKAILWGHSMTRLADEIISCVVKGRGAQISSKLNTTNLDVNYGSRFKNLYPLKDILLTEVDAYCALFDLSKYLIKYELQDSLLVNKLKKEKHIGNQRLAKNMTINELARKYFNDIEGEYSNVIATVLRTGDKLDEPLATLGEKHCRICKSTVHDDVSKWLRDITVNVGQPLESQLERDLHEKWATSHIGLETTAYYQLRDRVWEQGDDVDLCYGCIVTMQGVKNLNVPWPKNNEQELNEVLAEYSLE; encoded by the coding sequence atgactGCCGAACAGTGCCAACGTTGTAATAAGAATGCGGTGGAAGTTATTTCTAGAAAGGAACTATTTTGTGCTGAGTGCTTTAGGGTATTTGTCATGCAGAAGCAAAGAAAGCAAATGATGTCCGATGATTATTACAGAGACATTTTTAAAGTAATGTATAAGGACAAAATAAGATCAGCGgaagaagctgaacaaCAGAATAAGAATTCAACTATTCTGATTCCACTTTCCTTTGGATCGTCCTCACTAATGATGTTAGATATTGTGCATTTGACTCTATTGGAACAAAAGATGCAGCATCAAAAGACAGGGTTTAATGTTGATGTGCTTATATGTTACAGAGAGTCTAATGACGAGCTACTAACAAATATCCAGTCAAACATAAAGGAACTATCAACTGTTAGATATTCAGAgaataaagataatattaGGTTCCACACATTATGTTTGGACAGCATGTTTGAGATTGATAAGGAGCTAATCGATCAGGTTGTCTTACATAACGTCGAGTTCACAGGAAGACAAGTATCTATTAATGAGTCCGAGCACGCAAATCTCTCATTGCAAACAGTACTGACTAGTTGTCCAAATCGTTCTACAAAAGAGGATATAATTGATTTTGTAACTAAGCATCTGGTGAAGAAATATGCATACCAAAATGGTCAGAAGGCAATTCTGTGGGGCCATTCGATGACAAGACTTGCGGATGAAATTATTTCCTGCGTTGTTAAAGGAAGAGGTGCGCAAATATCATCAAAGCTAAATACTACCAATTTAGACGTCAATTATGGATCAagattcaaaaatttgtatCCACTAAAGGATATCCTCCTGACAGAAGTTGATGCTTACTGTGCTTTATTTGacttatcaaaatatttaataaagtATGAATTACAGGATAGTTTGCTTGTcaataaattaaagaaagaaaagcatATTGGAAATCAGAGATTAGCTAAAAATATGACCATCAATGAACTTGCCCGtaaatatttcaatgatATTGAAGGCGAATATTCTAATGTCATTGCCACTGTTTTGAGGACTGGTGATAAATTAGATGAACCGCTAGCTACTCTCGGAGAAAAACACTGCCGTATATGTAAGTCAACTGTTCATGATGATGTTTCTAAATGGCTCCGAGACATTACAGTGAATGTAGGGCAACCTCTAGAATCTCAATTGGAAAGGGATTTGCATGAAAAATGGGCAACTTCTCATATTGGGCTCGAAACTACAGCATATTATCAACTGCGTGATAGAGTGTGGGAACAGGGGGATGACGTTGATCTATGCTATGGGTGTATAGTAACTATGCAAGGCgtaaaaaatttgaatgtGCCGTGGCCAAAGAATAATGAACAAGAACTTAATGAAGTTCTAGCAGAGTACAGTTTGGAATAA
- the DMA2 gene encoding ubiquitin-conjugating protein DMA2 (CAGL0L03960g~Ortholog(s) have ubiquitin-protein transferase activity), whose amino-acid sequence MYTPVQIGTPTSSGSNRSRQQRSGSNNQNTLFGSNSSNQDTGRSQSNPNSANRNGSTHNNSNMSSGPSGFSSLLTSFGIRHNSNNNSNNASTNTVNNNNMSNSNQGTVNPTTSSSNVVTQTAGNARRLTGDLNNGRSRTASNEGTSITLTSRQQQHQQQVQLQRQIQNNMSNNNVASSLRTRNHDNCHLPISLSLSSQREQAQDATNANLDGHPETESSNNAEDNMVIDLTEPANEDLIQGPGNNNNPFFQHSNDPARHDTNVESTSNSFQNMRNTVHNGEQNASLNVNTSINNHNKNLRHYVYGADQVNADELLNLQLPTDKPGPEAVDEETVRKRKDKNGFFSLRLTPFVDSSSGTNQGLFFEPVIRKAGPGSQLVIGRYTERVHEAISKIPEQYHPVVFKSKVVSRTHGCFKVDSQGNWFIQDIKSSSGTFLNHQRLSQASTLSKDVLLHDGDILQLGMDFRGGTEEIYRCVRMRVELNRSWKLKANAFNKEALQKMRKLQKMTTGSDEEDCSICLSKIKPCQAIFISPCAHTWHFRCVRRLVMLAYPQFVCPNCRSTCDLEASLDNSDSESESDLDSEGDELVDQLNGLLDQQKDISIT is encoded by the coding sequence ATGTATACTCCAGTTCAGATTGGTACACCAACCAGTTCGGGTAGTAACAGATCTAGACAACAAAGATCGGGATCTAATAACCAAAACACACTGTTTGGCAGTAATAGTTCAAATCAAGATACTGGTAGAAGCCAGTCTAATCCTAACTCAGCTAATCGGAACGGTTCAACACATAATAATAGCAATATGAGTAGTGGTCCAAGCGGTTTCAGCTCTTTGCTAACATCTTTTGGTATTAGGCATAACAGTAACAATAATAGCAATAATGCCAGTACTAATACGgtcaataacaataacatgAGTAACAGTAATCAAGGAACGGTAAACCCAactacttcttcttccaatgTAGTCACACAAACAGCAGGCAACGCTAGAAGATTAACAGGTGATCTTAACAATGGCAGGTCAAGAACTGCTAGTAATGAAGGCACCAGCATTACTTTAACTTCTAggcaacaacaacatcaacaacagGTACAACTACAAAgacaaatacaaaacaaCATGAGCAATAATAATGTTGCATCAAGTTTAAGAACACGAAATCATGACAACTGCCATCTTCCAATATCACTTTCCTTATCATCCCAACGCGAACAAGCTCAGGATGCCACAAATGCAAATTTGGACGGTCATCCTGAGACAGAATCTTCTAACAATGCTGAAGATAACATGGTAATAGATTTAACTGAACCTGCAAATGAGGACTTAATACAAGGACCTGGCAATAATAACAACCCGTTTTTCCAACACTCGAATGATCCCGCAAGACATGATACTAATGTTGAGAGCACAAGTAATAGTTTTCAAAATATGAGAAATACTGTTCACAATGGTGAACAAAATGCTTCACTTAATGTCAACACAAGTATCAACAATCATAACAAAAACTTAAGGCATTATGTTTATGGAGCAGATCAAGTAAATGCCGACGAGTTGTTGAATCTACAGCTTCCTACTGATAAACCTGGACCTGAAGCTGTAGATGAAGAAACTGTtaggaagagaaaagatAAGAATGGCTTTTTTAGCCTTCGACTAACACCTTTTGTTGATTCATCATCAGGTACAAATCAAggattattttttgaacCTGTAATTAGAAAGGCTGGCCCTGGTTCACAACTAGTAATAGGACGTTATACTGAACGGGTTCATGAAGCCATATCTAAGATTCCCGAACAGTATCATCCTGTAGTATTCAAGTCAAAGGTGGTGTCTAGAACACATGGCTGCTTCAAGGTTGACTCTCAAGGTAACTGGTTCATACAAGATATTAAGTCCTCCAGTGGTACTTTCTTGAATCATCAAAGATTGTCTCAGGCATCCACTTTATCCAAAGACGTGCTATTGCATGACGGTGATATACTTCAATTGGGTATGGATTTCAGAGGTGGTACCGAAGAAATATATCGTTGCGTGCGTATGAGAGTTGAATTAAACAGATCATGGAAATTAAAAGCTAATGCATTTAATAAGGAAGCTTTGCAAAAGATGAGAAAACTACAGAAGATGACAACTGGttcagatgaagaagattgcTCTATTTGtctatcaaaaattaaGCCATGTCAAGCTATTTTTATATCACCCTGTGCACACACATGGCATTTCCGTTGTGTGAGAAGGTTAGTCATGTTAGCTTACCCTCAATTTGTTTGTCCAAACTGCCGGTCAACATGTGATTTGGAAGCATCCTTAGATAATAGTGATTCAGAATCAGAGAGTGATTTAGATAGTGAAGGTGATGAGCTAGTTGATCAACTAAACGGATTACTGGATCAACAAAAAGATATCAGCATCACTTAA
- the MLS1 gene encoding malate synthase MLS1 (CAGL0L03982g~Ortholog(s) have malate synthase activity, role in acetate catabolic process, carbon utilization, fatty acid catabolic process, glyoxylate cycle and cytosol, glyoxysome, peroxisomal matrix localization): MVKISLDNVKLLVDIDDKPQFEPSKTTVKTILTKEALEFIVLLHRTFNARRKQLLENRQEVQKKLDSGNFKLDFLPETANIRNDPTWQGPTLAPGLIDRSTEITGPPLRNMLINALNADVKTYMTDFEDSASPTWLNQIYGQVNLYDAVRNQIDFKTPRKEYKLRDRFENLPTIIVRPRGWHMVEKHLYVDDEPISASIFDFGLFFFHNAKELIKLGKGPYFYLPKMEHHLEAKLWNDIFNVSQDYIAIPRGTIRATVLIETLPAAFQMEEIIYQLRQHSSGLNCGRWDYIFSTIKRLRNLPEHVLPNRDLVTMTSPFMDAYVKRLINTCHRRGVHAMGGMAAQIPIKDDPVANEKALAKVRNDKIRELTNGHDGSWVAHPALAPICNEVFINMGTPNQIHFVPENEVTAQDLVNTNITDAAVTLDGIRQNLDIGLQYMEAWIRGSGCVPINNLMEDAATAEVSRCQLYQWVHHGVKLSDTGDKVTPDLTQKILEERVQKLSKESPLGDKNKFALAAKYFLPEIRGEKFSEFLTTLLYDEIVTANSSATDLSKL, encoded by the coding sequence atggTTAAGATTTCATTGGACAACGTTAAGTTGTTGGTTGACATTGATGACAAGCCACAATTCGAGCCATCCAAGACTACTGTCAAGACTATCTTGACTAAGGAAGCCCTGGAGTTCATTGTCTTGTTGCACAGAACATTCAATGCTAGAAGAAAGCAATTGCTTGAGAACAGGCAAGAGGtccaaaagaaattagaCAGCGGCAACTTCAAGCTGGACTTTTTGCCAGAGACAGCTAACATTAGAAATGACCCTACATGGCAGGGACCTACATTAGCTCCAGGTTTAATTGACAGATCTACTGAGATCACTGGTCCCCCATTGAGAAACATGTTGATTAATGCTTTGAACGCCGATGTCAAGACTTATATGACTGATTTTGAAGATTCTGCTTCACCAACTTGGCTAAACCAAATATACGGTCAAGTCAACCTGTATGATGCTGTGAGGAACCAAATTGATTTTAAGACTCCAAGAAAGGAATATAAATTAAGAGACAGATTTGAAAACCTTCCAACAATAATTGTCAGACCTCGTGGCTGGCATATGGTTGAAAAGCACTTATACGTGGATGACGAACCTATCAGTGCTTCTATCTTTGATTTCGGTTTGTTCTTTTTCCACAATGCAAAGGAGTTGATCAAGCTAGGAAAAGGTCCATACTTTTACTTGCCAAAGATGGAGCATCACTTGGAGGCCAAACTATGGAATGATATCTTCAATGTTTCTCAAGACTACATCGCTATTCCACGTGGTACCATTAGAGCAACTGTGTTGATTGAGACTTTGCCTGCTGCTTTCCAAATGGAAGAGATTATTTACCAATTGAGACAACATTCCAGTGGTTTGAACTGTGGTCGTTGGGACTACATCTTTTCTACTATCAAGAGGTTGAGAAACCTACCTGAACATGTCTTACCAAATAGAGATTTGGTTACGATGACCTCACCATTTATGGATGCATATGTCAAGAGATTGATCAATACTTGTCATCGTAGAGGTGTTCATGCCATGGGTGGTATGGCTGCCCAAATTCCAATTAAGGATGATCCAGTTGCAAATGAAAAGGCTCTAGCTAAAGTCCGTAACGATAAAATCAGAGAATTGACCAATGGGCATGATGGTTCATGGGTTGCCCATCCAGCTTTAGCTCCAATTTGTAACGAAGTCTTTATTAACATGGGCACTCCTAACCAAATTCATTTTGTGCCTGAAAATGAAGTTACCGCTCAAGATTTGGTTAACACCAATATCACTGATGCTGCAGTTACACTGGACGGTATTAGACAAAACCTGGACATTGGTCTACAATACATGGAAGCTTGGATCAGAGGATCTGGTTGTGTCCCTATCAACAACTTAATGGAAGATGCAGCTACAGCAGAAGTTTCCCGTTGTCAATTATACCAATGGGTTCACCATGGTGTAAAGCTAAGTGATACTGGTGACAAGGTTACACCAGATCTAACTCAAAAGATTCTAGAGGAGCGTGTTCAAAAACTGTCCAAGGAGTCTCCATTGGGTGATAAGAATAAATTTGCACTTGCTGCCAAATACTTCCTACCTGAAATTAGAGGTGAAAAGTTCAGTGAATTCTTAACCACGCTTCTATATGATGAAATTGTTACTGCTAACTCATCTGCAACTGATCTAAGTAAGTTGTGA
- the DCP2 gene encoding decapping enzyme complex catalytic subunit (CAGL0L04004g~Ortholog(s) have chromatin binding, m7G(5')pppN diphosphatase activity, mRNA binding activity), producing the protein MSLPLRHALENVTSPERVLEDLLVRFIINCPPEDLSSVERELFHFEEASWFYTDFVKLMNPSLPSFKIKAFAQLIIRLCPLVWKWDIKADQALQKFSKYKKTIPVRGAAIFNEKLSKILLVKGTESDSWSFPRGKISKDENDIDCCIREVKEETGFDLTDYVDESQFIERNIQGKNYKIFLVYGIPEDFDFKPHVRNEIEKIEWRDFKNITRTMHKTNVKYYLVNSMMRPLSLWVRRQKQIRNEDQSKKYAEEQLKLMLGITKEENIDPGRELLNMLQSSVHFSTNSTDSDEHNSNEGTDDSPRFDNTETSTIPINNFQQQQQQSLPPSVFQGFPMPVNGSGYPSQFPILPPHLMNIPNQQRGVLPFINGPLPFMPSQFQHANIPQHSQPLVGSNPPAMFANINGKSQESQSNDLDNQAENSKELLNLLRSKPKEQGKPKETITAKPKIKILKRGENLSLNNHPQNDSNQMINSLKNFKFEDSGNTQHGNNNSPGVFASNKHFDNNSNGASSHSDDDNLPDESSESIYEDFESSSEGTISSAESDECSEFEKSDVEEAELKKIGRDEEDNISSSESEVLKGNNFGVNNEIPSVIPNSESTRSVNESSSVTTQVAGPKPKVKILKRGEILNSPSPANTQFTGAHTQFNGANTQTNDIASNQGNPLLEMLKNPQNKGQRETLKADESFKGDHDDNYSSPLNSSGKNTDDSKALLDILKQPHSTKAESQANYSQFLSSPQLSHDSTDLLNLLKTSSQNIESNNSTNEPKNSNPLLDLLHRGQKSHESLSTQTATPVETLNSNNYPMNSQYQEQLSEHSLSLKGTHDTDANEELINMLRRNSVLNTSNMNSDSDFKNFSPINRDILATPVENKNQSSATLLNILHGRKEMNNASAEFSLDPSQHNNREPYENQTASHDLLNMLKSPTIGHTDAQKDSYMNPSTNSLPQHQQSGTPVNESASKNLLNILHRGL; encoded by the coding sequence ATGTCATTACCTTTACGACACGCATTGGAGAATGTGACATCTCCTGAAAGAGTACTAGAGGATTTATTGGTACGTTTCATCATAAATTGTCCACCTGAAGACCTTTCTAGTGTTGAAAGGGAGCTTTTCcattttgaagaagcatCATGGTTTTATACTGATTTTGTAAAGCTAATGAATCCTTCACTACCTTCATTCAAGATCAAGGCATTTGCCCAACTAATAATAAGACTATGTCCACTGGTTTGGAAATGGGATATTAAAGCAGATCAGGCATTGCAAAAATTTTCGAAATATAAGAAAACCATTCCTGTTAGAGGAGCTGCTATATTCAACGAAAAATTGTCGAAGATTCTCTTAGTAAAAGGTACCGAATCGGATTCGTGGTCGTTTCCTAGGGGTAAGATCTctaaagatgaaaatgatatagATTGTTGTATTAGAGAAGTAAAAGAGGAAACAGGCTTCGATTTGACAGATTATGTTGATGAATCACAGTTCATTGAGAGAAATATTCAAGGcaaaaactataaaatatttttagTTTATGGTATACCtgaagattttgattttaagCCACATGttagaaatgaaattgagAAGATTGAATGGAGGGATTTTAAAAACATTACAAGGACAATGCACAAAACAAATGTCAAGTATTATTTAGTGAATTCAATGATGAGACCTTTGTCTCTTTGGGTAAGAAGACAAAAGCAGATTAGAAACGAAGAtcaatcaaagaaatatgcCGAAGAACAGCTGAAATTAATGCTGGGAATtaccaaagaagagaatatAGATCCTGGAAGAGAATTATTAAATATGCTTCAATCTTCTGTACATTTCTCCACAAATTCCACCGACAGCGATGAACATAATAGTAATGAAGGTACTGATGATTCACCAAGATTTGATAATACAGAGACAAGTACAATCCCTATCAACAATTtccaacagcaacaacaacaaagcCTTCCACCATCAGTTTTTCAAGGGTTTCCCATGCCAGTTAATGGCAGTGGCTACCCTTCCCAATTTCCTATACTCCCTCCGCACTTGATGAATATTCCAAACCAGCAAAGAGGAGTATTACCATTTATTAACGGTCCTTTGCCATTCATGCCATCGCAATTTCAGCATGCTAATATCCCTCAACATTCTCAACCCTTGGTAGGGTCAAACCCGCCAGCGATGTTTGCCAATATCAATGGTAAAAGTCAGGAATCTCAATCGAATGATTTAGACAACCAAGCTGAAAATTCCAAAGAGTTGCTGAACTTATTGAGATCAAAACCGAAGGAACAAGGCAAACCTAAAGAAACAATAACAGCAAAGccaaaaattaaaattttgaaaagagGCGAAAACTTATCATTAAACAACCACCCACAAAATGATAGCAATCAAATGATCaattcattgaaaaattttaaatttgaagattcTGGGAATACACAACATGGGAACAACAACTCACCAGGAGTTTTTGCTTCGAATAAacattttgataataacaGTAATGGCGCATCCTCTCATTCAGATGACGATAATTTGCCGGACGAGTCATCAGAAAGTATATATGAAGATTTTGAAAGCAGTAGCGAAGGTACCATTAGCTCAGCTGAAAGTGATGAATGTTCAGAATTTGAGAAATCCGATGTCGAAGAAGCTGAACTCAAGAAAATTGGCagagatgaagaagacaatATTAGCTCTTCAGAATCTGAAGTACTAAAGGGAAATAATTTTGGAGTTAATAACGAGATTCCTTCGGTAATTCCTAATTCGGAAAGTACACGCTCTGTTAATGAATCAAGCAGTGTTACCACTCAAGTAGCAGGGCCGAAGCCAAAAGTCAAAATCTTAAAGCGTGGAGAAATTCTGAACTCACCTTCTCCCGCTAATACTCAATTTACTGGAGCTCATACTCAATTTAATGGAGCTAATACTCAAACTAATGATATAGCATCAAATCAAGGTAACCCATTGCTTGAAATGCTGAAGAATCCTCAAAATAAAGGTCAGAGAGAAACACTTAAGGCAGATGAATCTTTCAAGGGTGATCATGATGATAATTACTCGTCACCATTGAACTCATCAGGTAAGAATACCGACGATTCTAAGGCCCTACTTGACATTTTAAAACAACCCCACTCGACAAAGGCTGAGTCGCAAGCTAATTATTCGCAATTCTTGAGCTCACCTCAGTTATCACACGATTCAACTGACTTATTGAATTTACTAAAAACGTCAAGTCAGAATATCGAGTCTAATAACTCTACTAATGAACCGAAGAATAGTAACCCGCTGTTAGATTTACTTCACAGGGGCCAAAAAAGTCATGAGTCTCTTTCAACACAAACTGCCACTCCTGTCGAGACTTTAAATAGCAACAACTACCCTATGAATAGCCAATACCAAGAACAACTTTCAGAGCATAGCTTATCTTTGAAAGGTACTCATGACACCGATGCTAATGAAGAATTGATCAATATGTTAAGAAGGAATTCTGTGTTGAACACTTCAAACATGAACTCTGATAGCGATTTCAAGAACTTTTCTCCGATCAATAGGGATATTTTGGCTACCCCAgttgaaaacaaaaaccaGTCATCAGCCACACTCCTTAATATTCTACatggaagaaaagaaatgaataATGCATCTGCTGAATTCTCATTAGATCCATCTCAGCATAATAATCGTGAACCATATGAAAATCAAACAGCGTCCCATGATCTCCTAAATATGTTAAAGAGCCCAACCATTGGACATACAGATGCGCAAAAGGATAGCTATATGAACCCATCCACAAATAGCTTACCCCAACATCAACAATCCGGAACTCCAGTAAATGAATCTGCGTCGAAGAACCTCCTCAATATTTTGCATAGAGGtttatga